In Methanococcus voltae PS, the genomic stretch TTATACCATGTATTGACGTTGTTATACGAGGGTTTACTTCAATTATAGTTATTTCTTCAGTTTCTTCGTTAATCATAAAATCTACTCCGATGTATCCATTTAATCCGTTGATACATTGTAGAGTTTCGGCACATAGCTCTTTTGCCTTTTCCTTTAGTTTGTGATTAATATTTATTTCTCCGCCACAGTAACAGTCTGTTATATACTGTTTATTCATACAAATAGGGTATAATTCGTATTTATCACTTGAATTGTTTAAATTTTTTGAATTACTTGACACTATGAAAACGTACGAGTAAGGAACACCTTCAAAATATTCTTGAACGATTAAATTATCGCCTATAACTTCATGTATTCCATCACAGCCTAAATTTTCTTTAATAATATATTTTTTAATCGGTAATGTATTAGGCGTGGGTACCTTATCTTTTATTGCTAAATAGGTAAGGTATTTATCACCTGCAATCATTACACCTTCGCTACTGCACCCTATATTTAATATAGCTTCATTATCTTCTATTATTTTTGTAAGTTGCGCCAATTTGCCATCATTTTCAGGGCCAATCACAAAACCTGCTGTTTCAATTTTACGATTTTTATAATTTCCATAATTTCTAATGTTTTTTTCATTATGTTTTCTTAAAATTTCAGCTAACTTCTCTTTGTAATCCGAAATTAAAGATTCTTTTTCATCTTTTTCATCTTTTTCAGATTTTAACCAGGTGTTATGAGTTATAACAATATTTAACCTATTCTGAGACGATTTGTTAATCATATTGTAGTCTTTAGCATACTTTTTATAGATGTTTTCATCTAAAAAGCAAGTGACATTATATTTTGAGTCCGAATTTAAAAATTGGTTTAAAAGTGTATCAAACATCAATTTGCCTTCGTTTAAAAGATTTTCGTCAGGTACACCCGTAGCTACAGTATATTCTAAAAATACAACGTTTTTTATTTGATTATTATCGTTATTGCTAATATAATTATCATTATCCTTAGTATTAGTAGTATTATTTTCCAAAATTTCCCTCATATACTTGCTAAATGTCTAATTTGTAAAATTTAAAGTAGTATAAAAAGAATTTACTATAAAAAGATTTGTAAAGAATAAAAATAAAAAAGATAAAAGAAATAAAAATTAAATATGAAAAGTAAAAATAAAAAGTAAAAATAAAAAAGTAATATTACTAATATTCTAATTAGTACAATATTTTTTCTTTTATTGATTCTTCAATTGCTTCGTATGTTTTTTCACATATAAAGTTTATTTCGTCTTTTGTTAAAGATAAGGGTAATACATAAATCAATTTATTGGCAATCGGTCTGATATAAATACCTTTTTCAAGTAATTTATCGGTTATTTTATAACCTACTTTATCGCCGTAATCGTACATTTCCTTGGTTTCCTTGTCTTTTACAATCTCAATTGCTATCATTAAACCAGATTTTCTCACGTCTCCAACTTTTGAAAGCTTTTTTAAGTTATCAAGCTTTTTATGTAAGTAATTTATAGTTTCCCCGATTTTTTCGAAAGGTTTATCATTTTCGAGTATATCTAATGTAGCGTGAGATGCTGCACATATTATTTGGTTTCCTGCATACGTGTGACCGTGGAATAATTGCTTACATTCTCCGTAAGTCCCTAAAAATTCGTTGTATATTTCATCGGTTGCAATTGTCAATGCTAAGGGCAAATAACCGCCAGTTATTGCTTTTCCCATACATATAATATCTGGTTTTTCAATACCTGTTAGTTCTTCTCTTTCTGAGAAAAATGCACTACCTAAACGTCCGAATGTTGCTATTTCGTCGAGAATTAATATTATATCGTGTTCTTTACAGGTTTTCGCAACTTCCTCGATATAGTTTTTTGGGTAAGGTATCATACCAGCTGAGCCCATAACGCCTGCTTCGAGAATTACGCAAAATAATTCGTCTTTTTTCTCAGATATAAGCTTTTTAATGTTTTCGAGACACTGCATATTACAGCCTTGCTCGTTTCTGTCATCAGTATCTTTAAATTGAGGGTTGTGTCTGCATCTGTAACAGTAAGGAGCTTCTGCAAAGTAACCATCAAATAATAACGGTCTAAAACAGCCGTGGAATAATTCACTACCACCTACACTCATTGCACCGACAGTATCACCGTGATATCCTTCTTTAACGGATACAAACTTAGTTCTCTTAAATTCGTTATTATTATTACTATTATTATCGTTATCTTTATTTGTATTATTATTGTCATTTGTATTATTCTTTTTATCCTTTAAAAGACAGTATTCAAAAGCCATTTTTACAGCTATTTCCACAGCTTCAGCACCATCTTCTGAAAAGAATACTTTGTTAAGGTGTTTTGGTGCAAAATCTGCAAATCTTTTTGCAAGTATTGCTGAAGTGGTGTTTCCACAACCCAGTTGTGTTGAATGAGCTATTTTAAACGCTTGTTCCGATATTGCTTTAGCTATCCTATCTTCGGAGTGTCCAAAGAAGTTACACCATACGGAGGAAACGCCATCAAAATATCTTTTGCCGTTTATGTCTATTAGGTAATTTCCTTCGCCTTTTTCAATTAATATAGGTTTTCCTTCTCCGTATTCTTGCATTTGCGTGAATGGGTGCCATACTAAGGTTTTATCCCATTTTTCGACATCTTTTTTATTATACTTTATCTCTTCATTTGTTGCATAATTTTTTAATACTATTTCTTCGTTATTTAAATCGTTGCCTAATTCATTTTCTGAGTTCATTTTACCACTTATTGGTTGGTATATCTATTCTAAGATTATATATTTTTTCATATAGATATATTAAATTCTCATATATAAATTGAATGACAAAGAAAATTCATAAAATAGGAATTATTTAATCTATTTAATCTATTTAATCTATTTAACCTATTTAAGCTATTTAATAATAAAAATAAAAATAATATTTTTTATTAATTTAATCTAAATAAACACCTCTTTCGGTATCTTCATAAATTCCTAGATATTTAACGTATTTATCCATTTCTACTTCGGATATTTTTACTTTTTCGTGACATTTTTTTAAGATATAGGGGTAATTTGTATCGGTTATTTTATAAAGAGCGTCAAAAACCTCTTCATCCAATTTTTTAAATGATGTTATGCCCATAGCTCCTTTTTTGAACTTTAAAAATTGGTAATTTAAAGTATCAATGTGTATATCAAATTTTCTTAGTTCATCGATTGTGCTTTTTGATTTTAAGTCTTCTTCAGCTAAATTTAA encodes the following:
- a CDS encoding ATP-grasp domain-containing protein encodes the protein MENNTTNTKDNDNYISNNDNNQIKNVVFLEYTVATGVPDENLLNEGKLMFDTLLNQFLNSDSKYNVTCFLDENIYKKYAKDYNMINKSSQNRLNIVITHNTWLKSEKDEKDEKESLISDYKEKLAEILRKHNEKNIRNYGNYKNRKIETAGFVIGPENDGKLAQLTKIIEDNEAILNIGCSSEGVMIAGDKYLTYLAIKDKVPTPNTLPIKKYIIKENLGCDGIHEVIGDNLIVQEYFEGVPYSYVFIVSSNSKNLNNSSDKYELYPICMNKQYITDCYCGGEININHKLKEKAKELCAETLQCINGLNGYIGVDFMINEETEEITIIEVNPRITTSIHGINTEPPLCDLLIENVSNNNKMSNDKLNYKINKGLKFYRDGRGFKFEELE
- a CDS encoding aminotransferase family protein, yielding MQEYGEGKPILIEKGEGNYLIDINGKRYFDGVSSVWCNFFGHSEDRIAKAISEQAFKIAHSTQLGCGNTTSAILAKRFADFAPKHLNKVFFSEDGAEAVEIAVKMAFEYCLLKDKKNNTNDNNNTNKDNDNNSNNNNEFKRTKFVSVKEGYHGDTVGAMSVGGSELFHGCFRPLLFDGYFAEAPYCYRCRHNPQFKDTDDRNEQGCNMQCLENIKKLISEKKDELFCVILEAGVMGSAGMIPYPKNYIEEVAKTCKEHDIILILDEIATFGRLGSAFFSEREELTGIEKPDIICMGKAITGGYLPLALTIATDEIYNEFLGTYGECKQLFHGHTYAGNQIICAASHATLDILENDKPFEKIGETINYLHKKLDNLKKLSKVGDVRKSGLMIAIEIVKDKETKEMYDYGDKVGYKITDKLLEKGIYIRPIANKLIYVLPLSLTKDEINFICEKTYEAIEESIKEKILY